The proteins below are encoded in one region of Bacteroides uniformis:
- the cobS gene encoding adenosylcobinamide-GDP ribazoletransferase: MNNVLAAFIMLTRLPFWKIKEVPAECFKHVVPYWPLVGWLTGGVMAAVLWLAGQIMPVSLAWILALIARLLVTGCLHEDGLADFFDGFGGGTTRERTLAIMKDSHIGSYGVIGLICYFLLLFQLHHLPLGLLCILVLSGDCWSKFCASQIVNYLPYARKEEDSKSKTVYNRMSWHELLAGFLCGLLPFVLLLPIKLWIATLFPLLTFFLLYRLMKRRLQGYTGDCCGATFLLCELSFYLGSLILIIN; this comes from the coding sequence ATGAACAATGTCTTGGCTGCATTCATAATGCTCACCCGACTGCCCTTCTGGAAAATCAAGGAAGTACCGGCAGAGTGTTTCAAGCATGTGGTTCCCTATTGGCCGCTTGTAGGCTGGCTGACGGGAGGCGTGATGGCGGCAGTGCTGTGGCTTGCCGGACAGATTATGCCGGTGTCATTGGCATGGATTCTTGCCCTCATCGCACGCCTGCTTGTCACCGGTTGCCTGCACGAAGACGGACTGGCGGACTTTTTCGACGGCTTCGGCGGCGGCACCACCCGAGAACGGACTCTTGCCATCATGAAGGATTCCCACATCGGAAGCTACGGTGTCATCGGATTGATATGCTATTTCCTGCTGTTGTTCCAACTTCATCACCTGCCACTGGGACTTCTCTGCATCCTTGTGCTCAGCGGTGACTGCTGGTCCAAGTTCTGTGCCTCCCAGATTGTCAACTACCTGCCCTATGCCCGGAAAGAGGAAGACAGCAAAAGCAAGACCGTCTACAACCGCATGAGCTGGCACGAGTTACTGGCCGGATTTCTTTGCGGTCTGCTTCCTTTCGTACTGCTGCTGCCTATAAAACTGTGGATTGCCACCCTCTTCCCACTGCTCACCTTCTTCCTGCTCTACCGATTGATGAAGCGGCGCCTACAAGGATATACGGGTGACTGCTGCGGGGCCACTTTCCTGCTATGCGAACTGTCCTTCTACTTGGGAAGCCTTATTCTAATTATAAATTAA
- the cobU gene encoding bifunctional adenosylcobinamide kinase/adenosylcobinamide-phosphate guanylyltransferase — translation MKRIILITGGARSGKSTYAEKLALELSPTPVYLATARIWDEEFRQRVIRHQERRGPEWTNIEEEKELSRHRLEGRIVLIDCITLWCTNFFFDLHSDTDRALAAVKAEFDRFTAQDATFIFVTNEIGMGGTSENELQRKFTDMQGWMNQYVAARADEVILMVSGIPLTVKNTHS, via the coding sequence ATGAAACGAATCATACTCATCACCGGAGGAGCACGTTCCGGCAAAAGCACCTATGCGGAAAAGCTGGCACTCGAGCTCTCTCCCACTCCCGTTTATCTTGCCACGGCACGCATCTGGGACGAAGAATTCCGCCAGAGGGTAATCCGGCATCAGGAACGCCGGGGACCGGAATGGACAAACATCGAAGAGGAGAAAGAACTCAGCCGCCACCGGCTGGAGGGACGGATCGTCCTGATAGACTGCATCACCTTATGGTGTACCAACTTTTTCTTCGACCTGCATTCAGATACCGACCGGGCACTTGCCGCAGTAAAGGCAGAGTTCGACCGCTTCACGGCACAAGACGCAACCTTCATCTTTGTAACCAATGAAATAGGTATGGGAGGAACTTCCGAGAACGAACTGCAACGAAAGTTCACGGACATGCAAGGCTGGATGAACCAATATGTAGCCGCCCGTGCCGACGAAGTGATACTGATGGTATCCGGCATCCCACTTACCGTAAAAAACACTCATTCATAA
- the cobT gene encoding nicotinate-nucleotide--dimethylbenzimidazole phosphoribosyltransferase yields MKTFHITRPDESIRPALIDKINNLTKPKGSLGILEELALQIGLIQQTLSPTLKHPQNIIFAADHGIVEEGVSLSPKEITWQQISNFLHGGAGVNFLCRQHGFTLKIVDAGVDYDLPYEKGIINMKVRKSTRSYLHEAAMTEEEMEMCLERGAEVVRQCHEEGSNVLSFGEMGIGNTSSSSLWMTCFTGIPLEQCVGAGSGLDSAGIRHKYEVLKQSMENYKGDGSPRDIIRYFGGLEMVMAIGAMLQAAELKMIILVDGFIMTNCLLAAARLYPEVTDYAIFGHCGDESGHKLVLDALHARPLLNLGLRLGEGTGAICAYPIVDSAVRMLNEMDNFAHASITKYF; encoded by the coding sequence ATGAAAACATTTCATATCACCCGTCCGGACGAGTCAATCCGTCCCGCATTGATTGACAAAATCAACAACCTGACCAAACCCAAAGGCTCATTGGGCATTTTAGAAGAACTGGCACTCCAAATCGGACTCATACAACAGACATTATCCCCCACCTTGAAACATCCGCAAAACATTATCTTCGCCGCCGACCACGGCATTGTAGAAGAAGGTGTCAGTCTGTCTCCAAAGGAAATCACCTGGCAGCAAATCAGCAACTTCCTTCATGGAGGGGCAGGTGTCAATTTCCTCTGCCGGCAGCACGGCTTTACCCTGAAAATAGTAGATGCAGGAGTAGACTACGACCTCCCCTACGAGAAAGGCATCATCAATATGAAAGTACGTAAAAGCACCCGGAGTTATCTGCACGAGGCAGCCATGACGGAAGAGGAAATGGAGATGTGCCTGGAACGGGGTGCCGAGGTGGTGCGCCAATGCCATGAAGAAGGCAGCAATGTCCTCAGCTTCGGTGAAATGGGTATCGGAAACACCTCTTCATCCTCCCTGTGGATGACCTGCTTTACCGGCATTCCTCTGGAACAATGTGTCGGCGCAGGCAGCGGACTCGACAGCGCGGGCATCCGCCACAAATACGAAGTGCTGAAACAGTCTATGGAGAATTACAAAGGCGACGGCTCTCCCCGGGACATCATCCGCTACTTTGGTGGACTGGAAATGGTAATGGCCATAGGCGCCATGCTGCAAGCTGCCGAGCTGAAGATGATTATCCTTGTTGACGGATTCATCATGACCAACTGCCTGCTTGCCGCCGCCAGGCTCTACCCGGAAGTGACGGATTACGCCATCTTCGGACACTGCGGAGACGAGTCGGGCCACAAACTGGTACTCGACGCCCTGCATGCCCGTCCGCTGCTGAATCTGGGGCTGCGTTTGGGAGAAGGAACGGGGGCCATCTGTGCATATCCCATTGTCGACTCGGCCGTGCGGATGCTCAATGAAATGGATAACTTTGCACATGCCTCCATCACTAAATACTTTTAA
- a CDS encoding site-specific integrase, whose product MNACVSVVCYKSKTLSNGENPLMLQVSKGGKRKYQSLGISINPKYWDFTRNKPKPNCPNKEYIQKIILDKQRELQQRMLELNSEQKEYTTTTLLNNENTKFELKTVSMFYKELIEQYTREDKCGNRLIYKGSFNSLKVFTNGKLDIPFNEIDIAWLNKYEKWLRSKGNRETTISLLFRTLRSAYNKAIKAKCARKSDYPFDDYKINKFDTTTQKRAIAKTDVLKFTTEVQPIGKQQYMELSKDIFVFSYLCGGINFTDIANLTNENIQNGRLHYIRQKTKKPIKIGIPQEAMQIIEKYSKESKGYLFPILDSKIHKTALQKQNRIHKILGKVNKNLKLLAAQLGVEANLTTYVARHSFASVLKKSGVNIALISEALGHSDLATTQIYLDSFDNEQVDEAMRNLL is encoded by the coding sequence ATGAATGCCTGTGTTTCAGTAGTTTGCTACAAATCTAAGACATTATCCAATGGTGAAAATCCATTGATGCTCCAAGTATCTAAAGGAGGAAAGCGTAAATACCAAAGTTTAGGCATATCCATCAATCCTAAATATTGGGACTTCACACGAAACAAACCTAAGCCTAACTGCCCTAATAAAGAATATATCCAAAAGATTATCTTGGATAAACAAAGGGAGCTACAACAACGCATGTTGGAACTAAACAGCGAACAAAAAGAATACACTACCACCACTTTACTCAATAATGAGAATACAAAGTTTGAGCTAAAAACAGTCAGTATGTTCTACAAGGAACTTATAGAGCAATACACACGGGAGGATAAATGTGGAAACCGTCTTATCTATAAAGGCTCATTCAATTCACTCAAAGTTTTCACTAATGGGAAATTGGATATTCCATTTAATGAAATAGATATTGCTTGGCTTAACAAGTATGAGAAGTGGCTACGCTCCAAAGGTAATAGAGAAACTACAATCAGCCTACTTTTTCGCACGCTCCGTAGTGCATACAATAAAGCTATCAAAGCAAAGTGTGCCCGAAAGTCCGATTATCCGTTTGATGATTACAAGATTAACAAATTCGATACCACTACCCAAAAGAGAGCCATTGCCAAAACAGACGTGCTGAAATTCACAACAGAAGTGCAGCCCATCGGAAAGCAACAATATATGGAGTTAAGCAAAGACATATTCGTGTTCAGCTATCTATGCGGTGGAATCAATTTCACAGACATAGCTAATCTGACAAACGAGAATATCCAAAATGGCAGGCTACACTATATTCGTCAAAAGACAAAAAAGCCAATCAAGATAGGAATACCGCAAGAAGCCATGCAGATAATCGAAAAATATTCAAAGGAGAGCAAAGGCTATCTATTTCCGATTTTAGATAGCAAGATACACAAGACCGCCCTACAAAAGCAGAACAGAATACATAAGATATTAGGAAAGGTCAATAAGAATCTAAAACTACTTGCCGCACAGCTTGGAGTTGAAGCCAACTTGACAACCTATGTCGCCCGGCACTCATTCGCAAGCGTCCTAAAGAAATCGGGAGTAAACATCGCATTGATAAGTGAAGCATTGGGACATTCAGACTTAGCCACCACTCAAATATACTTGGATAGTTTCGATAATGAGCAAGTGGATGAAGCCATGAGGAATCTCCTTTAA
- a CDS encoding AbiH family protein: MRNIDFNKYQSALIIGNGFDLSLGLSTSYMDFVNSDEFQILLNMQNQLAIYLKVNAELQNWIDIENELKLYSKNEDNAKFKTEYEALCKQLVVYINNIDYSSINKNSKAYEVLTNLSSTKNNIILDFNYTASTRLILKQCGLSDEDIDNRLIKVHGEASGKSSVSCPLKPSDSAPLC, translated from the coding sequence ATGAGAAATATTGATTTTAATAAATACCAATCAGCTCTAATCATAGGAAATGGATTTGATTTAAGTTTAGGTTTATCCACAAGCTATATGGACTTTGTGAATAGTGATGAATTTCAAATCTTGCTGAATATGCAAAATCAATTAGCTATCTATTTAAAAGTAAATGCTGAATTACAAAACTGGATTGATATAGAAAATGAGTTAAAGCTTTATTCGAAAAATGAAGATAATGCAAAATTCAAAACTGAGTATGAGGCTTTATGTAAACAATTAGTTGTTTATATTAATAATATTGATTATTCAAGTATAAATAAGAATTCTAAAGCTTATGAAGTACTTACAAATTTGTCTTCAACAAAAAACAATATTATTTTAGATTTTAATTATACTGCATCAACAAGGCTGATATTAAAGCAATGTGGGCTATCTGACGAGGATATAGATAATAGATTAATAAAAGTTCATGGAGAAGCATCTGGAAAATCCAGTGTAAGCTGCCCCCTAAAACCAAGCGATTCTGCCCCCTTGTGCTAA
- the istB gene encoding IS21-like element helper ATPase IstB: METNNLTAPIAVEKDRNTLTIELMNRMKLHGMAAAFTESLTSTMAETMTIDSFLHMLLAREWDYRANAAIQRLIRGAAFRYKACLEQIDYAIPRGLDRNQMERLASLEFIRKGQNLFITGSSGTGKSFLATAMGYEACKKGIRTYYANAPKLMGTLKVAKVKGTLESELKRIERSTLLILDDLFLVNLDAKERPILLDIIEDRHGRKSIIITSQLPTDNWYDAIGDPTVADAIMDRIIHTAHRIELTGESVRKMAAYRGK; this comes from the coding sequence ATGGAAACAAATAATCTTACCGCACCGATAGCTGTCGAAAAAGACCGCAACACGTTGACAATCGAACTGATGAACCGTATGAAGCTGCACGGCATGGCCGCCGCCTTCACTGAAAGCCTAACCTCCACTATGGCAGAAACAATGACAATCGACTCTTTCCTGCACATGTTACTTGCCAGGGAATGGGACTACCGTGCCAATGCAGCCATCCAACGCCTTATACGCGGGGCGGCGTTCCGCTACAAGGCCTGCCTCGAGCAGATAGACTATGCAATCCCGCGTGGCCTTGACCGCAATCAGATGGAGCGGCTTGCATCGCTGGAGTTCATCCGCAAGGGACAGAACCTCTTCATCACAGGGTCATCCGGTACCGGGAAGAGCTTCCTTGCCACAGCAATGGGGTATGAAGCCTGCAAGAAGGGCATACGGACATATTATGCGAATGCTCCGAAACTTATGGGTACGCTTAAGGTGGCAAAAGTAAAAGGCACACTGGAATCGGAACTCAAGAGAATCGAACGGAGCACGCTGCTCATATTGGATGACCTCTTCCTTGTGAACCTTGATGCCAAGGAACGACCCATCCTGCTCGATATAATAGAGGACCGACATGGGCGCAAGTCCATCATCATCACCTCGCAACTGCCAACGGACAATTGGTATGATGCAATCGGAGACCCTACAGTAGCAGATGCCATTATGGATCGTATTATACATACGGCGCACCGGATTGAGCTGACAGGAGAAAGTGTCCGTAAAATGGCTGCATACAGAGGGAAATAA
- a CDS encoding FadR/GntR family transcriptional regulator: MENLKIDGQSITLVDQVEDKLLNYFRSQDLKVGDSIPNEIELSSALGVARSVLREALSRLKMMGMIESRTRRGMILTEPFILGGMKRVVDPRIMSQESLLDLLGFRVALEIGISSDIFHNIKEQDIMELEEIVNAGVALGNNEYANLSEYTFHSKLYEITGNKTIVQFQSIIHPVMNFVKTNLRERVEAINIELEKKGKIVTHTDLLNFIKNKDEMGYRNAIEQHFYVYKKLIYDRAVLGEQNKGQSQ; encoded by the coding sequence ATGGAAAACTTAAAAATTGATGGGCAGTCGATTACTTTGGTAGACCAAGTGGAAGACAAGTTATTGAATTATTTCAGAAGTCAGGACTTGAAAGTGGGTGATTCTATCCCTAACGAAATTGAGTTGTCGTCAGCGTTGGGGGTAGCTCGTAGTGTTCTTCGGGAAGCTCTTAGCCGTCTGAAAATGATGGGAATGATTGAAAGCCGTACACGTCGTGGAATGATATTAACTGAGCCTTTCATCTTAGGGGGAATGAAGAGAGTGGTTGATCCCCGTATTATGAGCCAGGAATCACTTCTCGATCTTTTGGGATTCAGGGTTGCCTTGGAGATAGGAATCAGTAGTGACATATTTCATAATATTAAAGAGCAGGATATTATGGAACTGGAAGAGATTGTTAATGCAGGCGTTGCATTGGGGAACAACGAATATGCCAATCTCAGCGAATATACTTTCCATTCAAAACTATACGAAATAACGGGGAATAAGACGATTGTACAGTTCCAAAGCATCATTCATCCGGTTATGAACTTTGTAAAAACCAATTTGAGGGAACGGGTGGAAGCTATAAATATAGAACTGGAGAAAAAGGGAAAGATTGTAACTCACACCGATTTATTGAACTTTATCAAGAATAAGGATGAAATGGGCTACAGAAATGCTATCGAGCAACACTTTTATGTCTATAAGAAGCTGATTTATGATAGGGCAGTGTTAGGAGAACAGAATAAGGGTCAATCACAATAA